Proteins from a single region of Campylobacter sputorum:
- the tig gene encoding trigger factor: protein MEVKAKLTNKANAVASAKVDANMLDNQVENMAKKASKNIKIAGFRPGKVPVSVVKKRYLNELQKDAEQEILREVLTKAIENTGKKQEDMMGEPFITKFDKKDDGIDIEIEISFRPEVKVENIDDIIPEYSTPRVTKKEIETKKEELVKLFAPIEKSDKTTLEKSDYAKFDFEGSVDGVKFDGGSAKDYILEIGSNQFIPGFEDQMIGMKVGEEKDLNVKFPNEYGAKDLAGKDAVFKVKLNEIQSKKIPETLDEDMLKKLVPGEENPTEEKLEEHLKDQIRDEKLSKLINEDLKPKLVDALIEKFKFDLPKNLVEQEIDMRFRNEWQKFSPDEMKEFRENKDTLTKKREEQRAEAEKSVALTFIIDELAKARNISVNDQELLQAIYFEAYRYGIDPKKHLETYKNQGALPIIKMAMIEEKLFNSIFSKDNKKSKEKEEK from the coding sequence ATGGAAGTTAAGGCTAAATTAACAAATAAAGCTAACGCTGTAGCTAGTGCTAAAGTTGATGCGAATATGCTTGATAATCAAGTAGAAAATATGGCAAAAAAAGCCTCAAAAAATATTAAAATAGCAGGTTTTAGACCTGGAAAAGTTCCTGTTAGCGTTGTAAAGAAGAGATATTTAAATGAATTACAAAAAGATGCTGAGCAAGAAATTTTAAGAGAAGTATTAACAAAGGCTATCGAGAATACAGGCAAAAAACAAGAAGATATGATGGGCGAACCATTTATTACTAAATTTGATAAAAAAGATGATGGCATTGATATCGAAATAGAAATTTCTTTTAGACCGGAAGTAAAAGTTGAAAATATCGATGATATTATTCCAGAGTATTCTACTCCAAGAGTTACTAAAAAAGAGATAGAAACCAAAAAAGAGGAGTTAGTTAAGCTTTTTGCTCCTATTGAAAAATCAGATAAAACCACTTTAGAAAAATCAGATTATGCTAAATTTGACTTTGAAGGCTCTGTAGATGGTGTTAAATTTGATGGTGGAAGTGCAAAAGATTACATACTAGAAATAGGATCAAATCAATTTATACCAGGTTTTGAAGATCAAATGATTGGCATGAAAGTTGGCGAAGAAAAAGATTTAAATGTTAAATTTCCAAATGAATATGGTGCTAAAGATCTTGCAGGAAAAGACGCTGTATTTAAAGTAAAATTAAATGAAATTCAATCTAAAAAAATACCTGAAACATTAGATGAAGATATGCTAAAAAAACTAGTGCCAGGTGAAGAGAATCCAACAGAAGAAAAACTAGAAGAACACCTCAAAGATCAAATAAGAGATGAAAAATTATCTAAACTTATAAATGAAGATTTAAAACCAAAGCTTGTTGATGCTTTGATTGAAAAATTTAAATTTGACTTGCCAAAAAATTTAGTTGAGCAAGAAATAGACATGCGTTTTAGAAACGAGTGGCAAAAATTTTCTCCAGATGAGATGAAAGAATTTAGAGAAAATAAAGACACTCTTACAAAAAAACGCGAAGAGCAAAGAGCTGAGGCCGAAAAAAGTGTGGCTTTAACATTTATCATAGACGAACTTGCTAAAGCTAGAAATATCAGTGTAAATGATCAAGAGCTTTTACAAGCTATATATTTTGAAGCTTATAGATACGGCATAGATCCTAAAAAACATTTAGAAACTTATAAAAATCAAGGCGCATTGCCAATTATAAAAATGGCTATGATTGAAGAAAAATTATTTAACTCAATTTTTTCAAAAGATAATAAAAAGTCAAAAGAAAAAGAGGAAAAATAA
- the clpP gene encoding ATP-dependent Clp endopeptidase proteolytic subunit ClpP: MSYYVPYVVEKTSRGERSYDIYSRLLKDRIVMLSGEINDEVASSIVAQLLFLEAEDPDKDIYLYINSPGGVVTSGFSIYDTMNYIKSPVSTICIGQAASMGAFLLSCGEKGKRYALPNSRIMIHQPLGGARGQATDIEIQAKEILRLKETINEILAKNTGQKVAKIAKDTDRDFFMSAKEACEYGLIDKVLEKSFK; the protein is encoded by the coding sequence ATGAGTTATTATGTTCCATATGTAGTAGAAAAAACTAGCAGAGGAGAAAGAAGTTATGATATTTATTCAAGACTTCTTAAAGATAGGATAGTAATGCTAAGTGGCGAGATAAATGATGAAGTTGCAAGCTCTATTGTAGCTCAACTTTTATTTTTAGAAGCCGAAGATCCAGATAAAGATATATATCTTTATATAAATAGCCCAGGTGGTGTTGTTACTAGTGGATTTAGCATATATGATACTATGAATTACATAAAATCCCCTGTTAGCACTATATGCATTGGACAAGCGGCTTCAATGGGTGCGTTTTTGCTAAGTTGTGGTGAAAAAGGCAAACGATATGCTTTGCCAAACTCACGCATAATGATACATCAGCCACTAGGTGGTGCAAGAGGACAAGCAACAGATATTGAAATACAAGCTAAAGAAATTCTTAGACTAAAAGAGACTATAAACGAAATTTTAGCTAAAAATACAGGTCAAAAAGTAGCAAAAATAGCTAAAGATACTGATAGGGATTTCTTTATGAGTGCTAAAGAAGCATGCGAATATGGACTTATAGATAAAGTATTAGAAAAGAGTTTTAAATAG
- a CDS encoding diguanylate cyclase, with amino-acid sequence MVKLDNTTSKVDDDIGVESDNIHSFSKNVLDKLAKENIPPTPENFEIYFNQMLDEKPENFKKQMSEFLDFDTMDSNNARIIMENDIKQVFVKIKSMLQAVAVIYKNFSILKNIISKKLSEIETNTNPLAVKNLLLTLDDSISKLDILLEKHMNILKDGYEEVIKKHRSLEGQSVYDSKFEVFNKNYFTKVLETEIANIRKYKFTSSMVMVKISDKILDKIPSLKEKESIVRNAGKILVQSSRRSDVIAYYEKETFAILLKHTELKSAIQACDRISKLLSSTITFINNMEINILTEISVLSLDASKTSKENIDILLNGIKECIKENSLYFVIQPDNDNSSQNDPDILEQE; translated from the coding sequence ATGGTTAAACTAGATAACACTACATCAAAAGTTGATGACGATATTGGCGTTGAATCAGATAATATACACTCTTTTTCCAAGAATGTATTGGATAAACTTGCAAAAGAAAATATCCCGCCAACGCCAGAGAATTTTGAAATTTATTTTAACCAAATGCTTGATGAAAAACCAGAAAATTTTAAAAAACAGATGTCAGAGTTTTTGGATTTTGATACCATGGATAGCAATAATGCTAGAATCATCATGGAAAATGACATTAAGCAAGTTTTTGTAAAGATAAAAAGTATGCTTCAAGCAGTTGCTGTGATTTATAAAAACTTCTCTATACTAAAAAATATAATATCTAAAAAACTTTCAGAGATAGAAACAAATACAAATCCACTAGCCGTTAAAAATCTTCTTTTAACTCTAGATGATAGCATTAGCAAACTAGATATTTTGCTAGAAAAACATATGAATATATTAAAAGATGGCTATGAAGAGGTTATCAAAAAACATAGAAGTTTAGAGGGTCAGTCTGTTTATGATTCTAAATTTGAAGTTTTTAACAAAAATTATTTTACTAAGGTATTAGAAACAGAAATTGCAAACATAAGAAAATATAAATTTACTTCATCAATGGTGATGGTAAAAATAAGTGATAAAATTTTAGACAAAATTCCAAGTTTAAAAGAAAAAGAATCTATAGTAAGAAATGCTGGCAAAATACTCGTCCAATCATCAAGAAGAAGCGATGTTATAGCATATTATGAAAAAGAAACTTTTGCTATTTTGCTTAAACATACAGAACTAAAAAGTGCCATTCAAGCGTGTGATAGGATATCAAAACTGCTTTCTTCAACAATTACTTTTATAAACAATATGGAAATTAATATCCTAACAGAAATTTCAGTTTTATCACTTGATGCTAGTAAAACTTCAAAAGAAAATATAGATATTTTATTAAATGGTATTAAAGAATGCATTAAAGAAAATAGTCTGTATTTTGTAATACAGCCAGACAACGATAATTCTAGCCAAAATGATCCAGATATTTTAGAACAAGAGTAG
- the def gene encoding peptide deformylase, with product MILKVLTYPNKILYEKSAEVTEFNEELGKFLDDMYETMINKNGIGLAAIQVGKPIRAIVINLTNDDGLQDKNDLIEIINPIITRKENLTTFQEGCLSVPGFYEDVQRAENIRVEFFDRQGQKQTLDASGLLAICIQHECDHLDGHLFIEKIGYRKRKKFEKEFKEKQKAK from the coding sequence ATGATATTGAAAGTTTTAACATACCCAAATAAAATTTTATACGAAAAATCAGCAGAAGTTACAGAATTTAATGAAGAACTTGGTAAATTTTTAGACGATATGTATGAGACAATGATAAATAAAAATGGAATAGGATTAGCAGCTATTCAAGTTGGAAAACCAATAAGGGCAATAGTTATAAATTTAACAAATGATGATGGATTGCAAGACAAAAATGATCTCATAGAGATTATAAATCCTATTATCACCCGCAAAGAAAATTTAACTACCTTTCAAGAAGGCTGTCTTTCTGTTCCTGGATTTTATGAAGATGTGCAAAGAGCAGAAAATATAAGAGTTGAGTTTTTTGATAGACAAGGACAAAAACAAACGCTAGATGCAAGCGGGTTACTGGCTATTTGCATACAACACGAATGTGACCATTTAGATGGGCATCTTTTTATAGAAAAAATCGGCTATAGAAAAAGAAAAAAATTTGAAAAAGAGTTTAAAGAAAAACAAAAAGCCAAATGA
- a CDS encoding YifB family Mg chelatase-like AAA ATPase, with product MKTLKCATFCGELKLVEVESSFARGLPGFDIVGLADTTIKESILRVKSALNFIGFNFPAKKITINLSPSDFKKTGSHFDLSIALLIILQHLENIEPIFVFGELGLDGSVKSTANLFSILLFLSTKVKKAKILLPKDIANKAAMIPNLEIYAINSIQDAIKFFEDKQNEQEFKYTKTHKIFENFIEINGEKFIPNFDFSMDFSDIKGQSRAKTACLIAASGMHNVLFEGSPGCGKSMCAKRLRYILPPQSLDEILLSCAYSSLNNEDVEFSTLRSFRNPHHSSTRSSIFGGGSNRAKIGEVALANGGELFFDEFPHFSKQVLESLREPLEDNQILVSRVNSKAKYDTKFIFVAAQNPCPCGNYLSKDKICSCSPLDIKRYKSRISGPLLDRIDIYVLMDEISKNDKSDISSKEMYEKVILAFKKQKMRGQKELNGKMSDEDIKRFCILENDAKNILDMAISRYQLSHRSINKILKTSRTIADLKEQEIIKKDDILESMSYKMVNEV from the coding sequence ATGAAAACTCTAAAATGTGCAACTTTTTGCGGTGAACTAAAATTAGTAGAAGTAGAGTCTTCGTTTGCAAGAGGATTGCCCGGTTTTGATATAGTTGGACTTGCAGATACCACCATAAAAGAGAGTATTTTAAGGGTAAAATCTGCACTAAATTTCATAGGATTTAACTTTCCTGCTAAAAAAATTACCATAAATTTATCTCCATCTGATTTTAAAAAAACAGGTAGTCATTTTGATTTAAGCATTGCACTTTTGATAATTTTACAACATCTTGAAAATATAGAACCTATTTTTGTCTTTGGCGAACTTGGTTTAGATGGAAGCGTAAAAAGCACGGCAAATCTTTTTTCTATTTTACTTTTTTTAAGCACAAAAGTTAAAAAAGCAAAAATTCTTCTTCCAAAAGACATAGCAAACAAAGCTGCAATGATACCAAATTTGGAAATTTATGCCATAAATTCTATCCAAGATGCTATTAAATTTTTTGAAGATAAACAGAATGAACAAGAATTTAAATACACTAAGACTCACAAAATTTTTGAGAATTTTATAGAGATAAATGGAGAAAAATTTATACCAAATTTTGATTTTTCTATGGATTTTAGCGATATAAAAGGACAAAGTAGAGCAAAAACAGCGTGTCTTATAGCAGCAAGCGGAATGCATAATGTTTTATTTGAAGGAAGTCCAGGATGTGGTAAAAGTATGTGTGCAAAAAGACTAAGATATATTTTGCCACCACAAAGTTTAGATGAAATCTTACTTAGCTGCGCATATAGTTCTTTAAACAATGAAGATGTCGAGTTTAGCACACTTAGATCTTTTAGAAATCCTCATCATAGCTCAACAAGAAGTTCAATCTTCGGTGGAGGCTCAAATAGGGCTAAAATCGGTGAAGTAGCTTTGGCAAATGGGGGTGAGCTATTTTTTGACGAATTCCCGCACTTTTCTAAGCAGGTTTTAGAATCCTTAAGAGAACCGCTTGAAGATAATCAAATTTTAGTTTCAAGGGTAAATTCAAAAGCAAAATATGATACTAAATTTATATTTGTAGCCGCACAAAATCCGTGTCCTTGTGGAAATTATCTAAGCAAAGATAAAATTTGCTCTTGTTCACCGCTTGATATAAAACGCTACAAATCACGCATATCCGGACCACTTTTAGATAGAATAGACATATATGTTTTGATGGATGAAATTAGCAAAAACGATAAAAGTGATATAAGCAGCAAAGAGATGTATGAAAAGGTTATTTTGGCTTTTAAAAAACAAAAAATGCGGGGACAAAAAGAACTAAATGGTAAAATGAGCGATGAGGATATAAAAAGGTTTTGCATACTAGAAAATGATGCTAAAAATATACTAGATATGGCTATTTCAAGATATCAACTTTCCCATCGTAGCATAAATAAAATTTTAAAAACCTCAAGAACGATTGCTGATTTAAAGGAACAAGAAATCATCAAAAAAGACGATATTTTAGAATCAATGAGCTACAAAATGGTGAATGAAGTATGA
- a CDS encoding NAD(P)H-hydrate dehydratase, whose product MKKVFLQTNDLDKNASENLGINELILMENAASKIETIIRKKVKKHSKILAVCGSGNNGADAICALRKLSGDYECYVYFVSKNLHKMPQIQLNIAKKVGVREVLNLDNNYKCVLDGIYGSGFSGEIDNETQCIIERINQIKALKIAVDIPSGINLYGQIKQISFKADITICMGALKIALFSDIAKDFVGKIIVANLGISRDKFEKESNVNLLEKQDMILPIRKHKNTNKGNFGHTYVVCGDMNGASEIAALSANAVGSGLISIVGENMRINPIIMQKNSLKNAEVVVIGCGLGKKEVNFDELQDKTLVIDADMCYMQKTITLIEKNPNFVITPHPKEFSSLLKLANLAQIDTQELQENRFKYAKIWSENFRGVLVLKGANTIIASNGKLFVMTKGTNALAKGGSGDVLAGIIGGLLAQNYTLLDASISGVLMHAYAAKKFKKRSYSLNSFDLIKGLKCL is encoded by the coding sequence ATGAAAAAGGTATTTTTACAAACAAATGATTTAGATAAAAACGCAAGCGAAAACTTAGGTATAAATGAGCTGATATTGATGGAAAATGCGGCTTCAAAAATAGAAACAATAATAAGAAAAAAAGTAAAAAAACACTCGAAAATCTTAGCAGTTTGTGGCAGTGGAAACAACGGAGCAGACGCAATTTGTGCTTTAAGAAAGCTAAGTGGTGATTATGAATGTTATGTTTATTTTGTATCAAAAAATTTACACAAAATGCCACAAATTCAACTAAATATAGCTAAAAAAGTTGGTGTTAGAGAAGTTTTAAATTTAGACAATAATTATAAATGTGTGTTAGATGGAATTTATGGAAGTGGTTTTAGTGGCGAAATAGACAATGAAACACAATGTATCATAGAAAGAATAAATCAAATAAAAGCTCTAAAAATCGCAGTTGATATCCCAAGTGGTATAAATTTATACGGACAAATCAAACAAATTTCATTTAAAGCTGATATTACTATTTGTATGGGGGCATTAAAAATCGCTCTTTTTTCGGATATTGCAAAAGATTTTGTTGGAAAAATCATAGTTGCAAATTTAGGAATTTCTAGAGATAAATTTGAAAAAGAGAGTAATGTAAATTTACTCGAAAAACAAGATATGATTTTGCCAATTAGAAAACATAAAAATACAAATAAAGGAAACTTCGGGCATACTTATGTAGTTTGTGGAGATATGAACGGAGCAAGTGAGATAGCAGCCCTTAGTGCAAATGCCGTTGGAAGCGGACTTATAAGCATAGTCGGAGAAAATATGCGTATAAATCCTATCATAATGCAAAAAAATTCGTTAAAAAATGCAGAAGTTGTAGTAATTGGCTGCGGTCTTGGTAAAAAAGAAGTAAATTTCGATGAACTACAAGACAAAACTCTAGTAATAGATGCAGATATGTGCTATATGCAAAAGACCATTACTCTTATAGAAAAAAACCCAAATTTTGTTATAACTCCGCACCCAAAAGAATTTTCATCTCTTCTAAAACTTGCAAATTTAGCTCAAATTGACACACAAGAGTTGCAAGAAAATAGATTTAAATATGCTAAAATTTGGAGTGAAAATTTTAGAGGTGTTCTCGTGCTAAAGGGTGCAAATACAATCATCGCTAGTAATGGCAAACTTTTTGTTATGACAAAAGGCACAAACGCTTTGGCAAAAGGCGGAAGTGGCGATGTTTTAGCTGGCATTATAGGTGGTCTTTTAGCACAAAATTACACTCTTTTAGATGCAAGCATAAGTGGAGTTTTGATGCATGCATATGCTGCAAAAAAATTCAAAAAACGCTCATATTCACTTAACTCATTTGATTTAATAAAAGGTTTAAAATGTCTGTAA
- the purN gene encoding phosphoribosylglycinamide formyltransferase — translation MSVKNIAILFSGNGSNLEAILNKVHNKTFGNTTIKCTLCISNKPDAYGIIRAKKFGLVTIIIENKNFKTREDFDKALVDEIQKYDIDLVILAGFMRILTPVFTSQIKAINLHPSILPLFKGAHAIKESFQSGMMVGGVSVHMVSEELDGGKIIAQETFKREKNMSLEKWEEKIHSLEHEILPQSIINLLTE, via the coding sequence ATGTCTGTAAAAAATATAGCAATATTATTTAGCGGAAATGGTTCGAATTTAGAAGCTATTTTAAATAAAGTTCATAATAAAACTTTTGGTAATACAACTATAAAATGCACTCTTTGCATATCAAATAAACCAGATGCTTACGGCATTATAAGAGCAAAAAAATTTGGCTTAGTTACAATTATCATAGAAAACAAAAATTTCAAAACAAGAGAAGATTTTGATAAAGCTTTGGTTGATGAGATACAAAAATATGATATAGATTTGGTGATTTTAGCTGGTTTTATGCGTATTTTAACGCCAGTTTTTACATCACAAATAAAAGCCATAAATCTTCATCCAAGCATTTTGCCACTTTTTAAAGGAGCTCACGCTATAAAGGAGAGCTTTCAAAGCGGAATGATGGTTGGCGGAGTTAGTGTTCATATGGTTAGCGAAGAACTTGATGGTGGAAAAATCATAGCACAAGAAACTTTCAAACGAGAAAAAAATATGAGTTTAGAAAAGTGGGAAGAAAAAATCCACTCACTAGAACATGAAATTTTGCCACAAAGTATCATAAATTTACTAACAGAATAA